A window from Fibrobacterota bacterium encodes these proteins:
- the nusB gene encoding transcription antitermination factor NusB — protein sequence MISRRRGREFAMQLLYAVEVGKEAFAEALKGLAEDPDLPQDAREYGTRLARKVLESQQDLDARISAAASNWDLDRIAIVDKLIIRCAVAELMYMQDVPLKVAINEAVDIAKKFSTGDSSRFVNGVLDAIAKTFQNPD from the coding sequence ATGATCTCCCGACGCCGCGGGCGCGAGTTCGCCATGCAATTGCTTTACGCCGTCGAGGTGGGCAAGGAAGCCTTCGCCGAAGCCCTCAAGGGCCTCGCGGAGGATCCGGATTTGCCCCAGGACGCGCGCGAGTACGGTACGCGCCTGGCCCGCAAGGTATTGGAGAGCCAGCAGGATCTCGACGCCCGCATTTCTGCGGCCGCCAGCAATTGGGACCTGGACCGGATAGCGATCGTGGATAAGCTGATCATCCGCTGCGCGGTGGCCGAGCTCATGTACATGCAGGACGTCCCCCTGAAAGTGGCCATCAACGAGGCTGTGGACATCGCCAAGAAATTCTCGACCGGCGATTCCAGCCGGTTCGTCAACGGCGTCCTGGACGCCATCGCCAAGACTTTCCAAAATCCCGATTAA
- a CDS encoding 6,7-dimethyl-8-ribityllumazine synthase, translating to MAGKSKAGGAIPSAKGLAPLVGDPAARAPEGRVRKVAIVTAKFNSLVTDQLEAGAVACLIEHGAKAESIMVAKVPGAVELPLAAKTLAATGRYEAVVALGCVIRGDTSHYDYVCSMAADGLREAALGTGVPVIFGVLTTENLEQALERADAGRGNKGREAALGALEMADLLEKIKGSTMRKETRK from the coding sequence ATGGCGGGCAAGAGCAAGGCCGGCGGCGCGATCCCTTCGGCGAAGGGGCTGGCACCTCTCGTCGGCGATCCGGCGGCGCGGGCGCCCGAGGGGCGCGTGCGCAAGGTGGCCATCGTGACGGCCAAGTTCAACTCCCTGGTGACCGATCAGTTGGAAGCCGGGGCGGTCGCCTGCCTCATAGAGCATGGGGCGAAGGCGGAAAGCATCATGGTGGCTAAGGTCCCGGGCGCAGTGGAACTGCCCTTGGCCGCGAAAACCCTGGCAGCTACGGGCAGGTACGAGGCCGTGGTGGCGCTGGGATGCGTCATACGCGGGGATACGTCCCACTACGACTACGTCTGTTCCATGGCGGCCGACGGATTGCGCGAGGCCGCCCTGGGCACTGGCGTGCCCGTCATCTTCGGGGTGCTCACCACGGAGAACCTGGAGCAAGCCCTGGAACGGGCGGACGCCGGACGCGGGAACAAGGGCAGGGAAGCCGCGCTCGGCGCCCTGGAGATGGCGGATCTGCTGGAAAAGATCAAAGGGAGTACTATGCGGAAGGAAACCCGTAAATGA
- the ribB gene encoding 3,4-dihydroxy-2-butanone-4-phosphate synthase, giving the protein MEFNTIPEAVADLKKGRLIVVVDDKDRENEGDVVFAAAKSTPAKINFLAKYARGLICVALSAERTEDLRLPPMAEANLSRHDTAFTVSVEVREGTTTGISAADRSATARALADERHGHEDFIKPGHVFPIKARRGGVLVRAGHTEAAVDLVHMADLGQAGVICEIMNEDGTMARLRDCQRFARKHKLKIISVQDLIGYRRTQEKLVRLVASPDFPTRHGMFRAFVYEDVIHGRRHLALVKGDISPKRPALVRVHSECLVGDVFGSTRCDCGRLLHTGLDLIAKQGGVFLYMRQVDAETAFSRKIESFGPAGPATGTAGSGRGGAALAKANPKGRKNDHHSANMDARTYGIGAQILFDLGVRHLHLLTNHPKPIRGLEGYGLKITRQSPLEGAAKKAGKQG; this is encoded by the coding sequence ATGGAGTTTAACACCATCCCCGAGGCGGTCGCCGATCTGAAGAAAGGCCGCCTCATCGTCGTCGTGGACGATAAGGATCGCGAGAACGAAGGGGACGTGGTGTTCGCCGCGGCCAAGTCCACGCCGGCCAAAATCAATTTCCTGGCCAAGTACGCCCGCGGCCTCATCTGCGTGGCGCTTTCGGCGGAGCGGACCGAGGATCTGCGCCTGCCTCCCATGGCGGAGGCCAATCTTTCCCGGCACGATACCGCTTTCACGGTTTCGGTGGAAGTGCGCGAAGGCACCACCACCGGCATCTCGGCGGCCGATCGCAGCGCCACCGCGCGCGCCTTGGCGGACGAGCGCCACGGCCATGAGGATTTCATCAAGCCCGGGCACGTCTTCCCGATCAAGGCCCGCCGCGGCGGCGTGCTAGTGCGGGCCGGCCACACGGAGGCCGCCGTGGACCTGGTCCATATGGCGGACCTGGGGCAGGCCGGGGTCATCTGCGAGATCATGAACGAGGACGGGACCATGGCCCGCCTCCGCGATTGCCAACGCTTCGCGCGTAAGCACAAGCTCAAGATCATTTCGGTGCAGGATCTGATCGGCTACCGCCGCACCCAGGAGAAGCTGGTGCGCCTGGTGGCCTCGCCGGATTTCCCGACCCGGCATGGCATGTTCCGCGCCTTCGTTTACGAGGACGTCATCCATGGAAGGCGGCACCTGGCCTTGGTGAAGGGCGATATCAGCCCCAAGCGCCCGGCCCTGGTGCGCGTGCATTCGGAATGCCTGGTGGGGGACGTTTTCGGATCGACCCGTTGCGATTGCGGCCGCCTCTTGCATACGGGATTGGATCTGATCGCGAAGCAGGGGGGCGTTTTCCTCTACATGCGCCAGGTGGACGCGGAGACGGCTTTCTCCCGCAAAATCGAGTCCTTCGGGCCTGCGGGTCCGGCGACCGGGACGGCGGGATCGGGTCGTGGCGGGGCCGCGCTGGCGAAAGCGAATCCGAAGGGCCGGAAGAATGATCACCATTCCGCCAACATGGACGCCCGTACTTACGGCATCGGCGCGCAGATCCTTTTCGATCTGGGCGTACGCCATTTGCATTTGCTGACCAACCATCCCAAGCCCATCCGCGGGCTGGAGGGATATGGGTTGAAGATCACCCGGCAGTCGCCTTTGGAAGGCGCGGCCAAGAAGGCCGGAAAGCAGGGCTGA
- a CDS encoding riboflavin synthase, with the protein MFTGIVEEVGTIGERIPQGAAIRFRIVAPAISKGLKVGDSVACDGVCLTAETVSPEGFTATAVDETLSRTTLSAARAGDRLNLEAALKAGSPMGGHIVQGHVDGRAEVVAWKTLPGSDGRDSGKELTIRIPAAFERYCVEKGSFALHGVSLTIAAKLGDTLRFALVPHTLSATNLGAKAPGDRLNFEVDILGKYVESLLGRAAAPHIAGLSAGGFAGAEKEGRSGWRAGLDPASGRIDDASLGKWGYGV; encoded by the coding sequence ATGTTCACCGGGATCGTGGAAGAGGTCGGCACTATCGGGGAGAGGATCCCCCAAGGCGCCGCCATTCGTTTCCGTATCGTCGCACCCGCCATATCCAAGGGATTGAAAGTGGGCGATAGCGTCGCCTGCGACGGCGTGTGCCTCACCGCGGAAACCGTTTCTCCCGAAGGCTTTACCGCCACCGCCGTGGACGAAACCCTTTCCCGCACCACTCTGTCGGCCGCGCGCGCGGGCGATCGCCTGAACCTGGAAGCGGCCCTCAAAGCCGGCAGCCCCATGGGCGGTCATATCGTGCAAGGGCATGTCGACGGCCGGGCCGAAGTGGTGGCTTGGAAAACCTTGCCGGGATCGGACGGACGGGACTCCGGGAAGGAATTGACGATACGCATTCCCGCCGCCTTCGAACGCTATTGCGTGGAGAAGGGATCTTTCGCGCTGCACGGGGTGAGCCTTACCATCGCCGCCAAGTTGGGCGATACCCTCCGCTTCGCCCTGGTGCCCCACACCTTATCGGCCACCAACCTGGGCGCGAAGGCCCCGGGCGATCGCCTGAATTTCGAAGTGGATATCCTCGGCAAGTACGTGGAATCCCTGCTGGGACGGGCCGCCGCGCCCCACATCGCGGGCTTGTCCGCCGGCGGATTCGCGGGCGCGGAAAAAGAGGGACGTTCCGGTTGGCGCGCGGGTCTTGACCCGGCTTCGGGCCGCATCGATGATGCGTCCCTGGGAAAATGGGGATATGGAGTTTAA
- the ribD gene encoding bifunctional diaminohydroxyphosphoribosylaminopyrimidine deaminase/5-amino-6-(5-phosphoribosylamino)uracil reductase RibD: MPKARKTSAPRFTPSDARFMEMAFAEARKVKGKTLPNPAVGAVLVKGGVVVGKGGTRPAGQAHAEIVALERAGAKAKGSTLYVTLEPCSHHGKTPPCVEAIIAAGVKRVVATLPDANPLVSGDGFRALEKAGIDVKVGLREEDARAFYEGFFFFIRHGRPKIILKVAQSLDGRINARPDEEISVTGPEAQAWTHSMRARVDAIMVTGRTLRADNPDLTPRLVPGAVAPEALVLSRRGPFPESAKLLASGRSAKTVVISESAEGLPAHVDHVRLGEFSSKTGVLDGLAALFAQRMYHSVLVEGGRELWSLFLNAGKADSLYIMTAPRFLPQGDRWDDGLGADFGKSLKFRNLTRFGNDFIAEFGRAEAAE; the protein is encoded by the coding sequence ATGCCCAAAGCCCGTAAAACCTCCGCGCCTCGCTTCACCCCGTCCGACGCGCGCTTCATGGAGATGGCCTTCGCCGAGGCGCGCAAGGTCAAGGGCAAAACCCTGCCCAATCCCGCCGTAGGCGCAGTGCTGGTCAAAGGCGGGGTGGTGGTGGGGAAGGGCGGGACCCGGCCCGCCGGGCAGGCCCATGCGGAAATCGTCGCCCTGGAGCGGGCGGGGGCCAAGGCCAAGGGGAGTACCTTGTACGTTACCCTGGAGCCGTGCAGCCACCACGGCAAGACGCCGCCCTGCGTCGAAGCCATTATCGCCGCAGGTGTAAAGCGCGTAGTGGCGACCCTACCCGACGCCAACCCTCTGGTTTCCGGGGACGGCTTCCGCGCTTTGGAAAAAGCGGGGATCGATGTGAAAGTGGGCCTCAGGGAAGAGGACGCGCGCGCATTTTACGAAGGGTTTTTCTTTTTCATCCGCCATGGGCGGCCCAAGATCATCCTGAAAGTGGCGCAAAGCTTGGATGGGCGCATCAACGCGCGACCGGACGAGGAAATCTCGGTGACCGGCCCGGAAGCACAAGCTTGGACCCACTCCATGCGCGCCCGCGTCGATGCCATCATGGTAACGGGCCGGACCTTGCGCGCCGATAATCCCGATCTCACCCCGCGTCTGGTGCCGGGCGCGGTCGCGCCGGAAGCCCTGGTCCTCAGCCGTCGGGGGCCGTTCCCGGAAAGCGCCAAGCTGCTCGCGTCGGGACGGTCGGCCAAAACCGTGGTGATCAGCGAATCGGCCGAGGGGCTTCCGGCCCATGTCGATCATGTCCGGTTGGGCGAGTTCTCCAGCAAAACGGGCGTTCTGGATGGGTTGGCTGCGCTCTTCGCGCAGCGCATGTACCATTCGGTACTCGTGGAAGGCGGAAGGGAGCTCTGGTCCTTGTTCCTGAACGCGGGCAAGGCGGACTCGCTCTATATCATGACCGCGCCTCGCTTCTTGCCGCAAGGCGACAGATGGGACGATGGGTTGGGGGCGGACTTTGGAAAATCGCTCAAATTTCGTAATTTAACACGCTTCGGAAACGATTTTATCGCGGAATTCGGGCGGGCCGAAGCCGCGGAGTGA